The Medicago truncatula cultivar Jemalong A17 chromosome 7, MtrunA17r5.0-ANR, whole genome shotgun sequence genome includes the window AAAAAGAGTTCAACGCCTTAGGTAATGAGGATGATGTACGAGTGAGACTAAGGGTAAGAGATGGATATTTTTATAATCTTAGGGAAACAAATAGAATGAGAGTTTTGGAAGCCAAAATAATAGGAACGTATCACAAGTTAGTTATCAGAATATGATAAGCGTTAAAGCCAAATAATTTGAATCGCCAATTCGATGCCTTAAAATAGTTTTATCCTCGAAACTATAAAGTCTCTAAAGATTATGGGGAGCTcgcttatttaaataaaatcatcgAATAGAAGaatcactttataaaaaaaatataagtttaaacatctctaaaaaaaagaagtttaaaCGCTATAACacataaatagaataaatatCGATTTATACAAGTGAATAGTAAAAATGAATTGAACGGAATATCTGAAAACAGTCTATAACTAAAACCTTTGTGCTGCGTATGATATTTACTTTACAACGAGTCAATGTGGAACTTAACTCAAACTTGCTACACAACACCAAAGTAATAGTAAATCCAAACATGCtttgttcttttatttctaTATGCATTCATAACTGCCAATCTTTCTGTTTGTGTtactttattgattttgaagttaTTTCAAGGAACTGGAAAATTACAATATATGTTACACTTGAAAGCATATATGCCACAGTTGATTTGTCAACAATAAACCACACCAGGTTTCTTTTTCAGAATGTTGTAATCATAAAAGACTCTAACAGTTGAGTAAATCTTAGAAGGATCAGCCATTGAACCAGTATTTGTATATTCTCCATCACTTGACTCATGTGGTGGGATGAGAGTAATTCCAAGCTCATTAATTCTCTTCAAATGTTTTTCTGTCAAAGGATTTCTCCACATTGCATCATTCATTGATGGTGCTACAAACATTGGCTTCTTATAGTTCCATGATCTCACAATACTTGTTAGCAGATTATCACACAACCCTCCACCAATCTACAAAACCAAGATTGTATAATAGTTAATATAAGATATAAAAGAACTCTTTCAAGATTGGACGAAGTTAAATCTAGACTTTCCGATCTTAATTAATCGGCCATCACGGATAAATTGATTACCTTGGCAAGAGTATGAGCAGATAAGGGAGCAATGAGCAAGATATCAGCCCAATTCGCAAGCTTAATGTGAGCAGCAGTATCACCTAATTGTTTCCAAGCTTGCCATTCATGTTCATCAGAAAATACAATCACACCCTTTGGGATTGAAGCTTCagaaataaaatgacaagaTGGTTTTGTGACAATTGCATGTACTTCTGCCCATTCCATAAAAGCACGAAGAACGAGTCCGAATTTCATAGCAGCTACACTTCCACAAGCACCAATCACAATCCGAGGCTTCCTCTTAGCATCAAATTCATGTGTAACAGATTTTCCAATTGCACTTGTAGAAGCCATATTTCAACAAAAGCCTGTAACATATATACATGCCTTAAATTTGTTAATATATACACAATAAAGATTCATTCTTTTTACACAACCATATATAATTACATCTCAATAATTTGCTAAGTATAACATCAAGAAAGTATAACatgaataaaatagaaataagtaAATAACACAAGCACATTTTATAGACCATTTATGATCACACACacagagagaaagaagaaagagagatgTATCTTGAATCACAAGAAACTATATATTCTCTTATACACTTGCAAGCCGTTGAAAgaataaaagagaagaagaagaatgagagTGAAAACGAAGTTTTTCATGACCTTGTTGTTGTGAGTTCAgaaacaaaagaacaaagactaatctctctctttctctttctctttcttgtaGCTTGCATTCAGAAAAAGGACtctacaaatttttttaatgaattttctaAGATCAATCGCGGGATTTATATGCCTTGTAAGTTGTGTTGTGAGAGGTTTGTCTTGGAACTTTATAAAATGAAGCGTGCTACTCAAGCTATTCATCATACCCCACATACATAGCATTATGtataaaatgtcattttttatcggagcctgaccatgtttatattATCAGTTGTGCTGCTGGGCCTTATGGATTGCTTGCAGAAATATgagatttttatttatgtattatactttttttttttaaatataaaattatagaattttgatttcaaccattatgtttacacatttcatatttttctacatcaatttaacactttattttattttttatctctctattcataaagcatcaacaacttatcACATCTATCTATTACATCATTTTTTCTTATGTCTTTCACTCTCAAAGTGTATATACCCATATGAATGTACATTACACATTTATACGCGTTCTTGAATTCCCGTCTAGAGCATTTGTATTGGCACATACTGCTTTCTTGTCTATGTCCTCCATCAATATGAGATTTGTGGTGCGATCTGACCTTGTCTCAATCATCCATCATGGTTTTAGCTAAGACCGATGCATATataataggcttaattacacttttggtcctcgtgttttggcctactcatgAGATTGGttctgcccttttaaaacataataaaactgtccttcaattatcatttttattgcatttttcgtcctaccccccattttatCCTCCAAAAATGCACAAATGGCAAATGAAGGCCTATGTGGCATTGCCAATTCGGAAAATGCTATTTACATGTCATTAAAACaggaatttttaatttaaaaaaaaaaaaaacaattttatcatttcaaatatttaaaaaaacaaaaattaaaagaaagaggaaATTGAAATCATCTCCTTCATCAAATTCAGAAACCCTAAATCCCAAATTGGGTTTCAATCTTTTCAGAAATCATCTCCTTCATCCTCATCGTTTTCTCCTTTCTCTTTTTCgcaactttctctcttcttcctcctcgCTTTCTTCTTCAGTTTTTCGCAAGTTTCTGACCTGTGCTTGAAATCGAAAATGTCACAAGAACcgaaaaaaccctaatttctgaGATTCCTTACATACCTGAAACAATACTTTGGGTCGATTTCTAGGTCCGTCCATGATGGTCCATCTCCAACTTTTGCTTTACCCTTACCTGCCATGGTCGAATCGAGCTGATGGAagcaaggaagaagaagaagaatttttcgTTTCTAGGAAGCAAGGAGTAGAGAAATCGATTTGGGATTTTGAGAAACTAGGGTTTCTATTAAGTTTCCCCCTcatatatctttaatttttaaatttttattatttctgaaaatgttaaaatgtttttccataataatataattaatttctccaattttataaatgatatgATCCACATATGCAGTGCCACATAGGTGTTTCATTTGCCACATCAGTTAAAAATCTGACAC containing:
- the LOC11432104 gene encoding probable phosphopantothenoylcysteine decarboxylase; the protein is MASTSAIGKSVTHEFDAKRKPRIVIGACGSVAAMKFGLVLRAFMEWAEVHAIVTKPSCHFISEASIPKGVIVFSDEHEWQAWKQLGDTAAHIKLANWADILLIAPLSAHTLAKIGGGLCDNLLTSIVRSWNYKKPMFVAPSMNDAMWRNPLTEKHLKRINELGITLIPPHESSDGEYTNTGSMADPSKIYSTVRVFYDYNILKKKPGVVYC